A stretch of Anoplolepis gracilipes chromosome 12, ASM4749672v1, whole genome shotgun sequence DNA encodes these proteins:
- the LOC140671788 gene encoding uncharacterized protein, translated as MGMESSELMAMAHYQAQQLQRQLLAEQSGPGTTMLPPTSAQSTGGGLTQSQGLQGQQQQQQGQLQPGQDPLQSLVQQLLCLQQIEYFLAQRGHK; from the coding sequence ATGGGCATGGAGTCCTCGGAGCTGATGGCGATGGCTCATTATCAAGCACAGCAGCTGCAGCGGCAGTTGCTTGCCGAGCAATCGGGTCCGGGCACCACGATGCTGCCACCTACGTCTGCTCAGTCTACTGGTGGAGGCTTGACGCAGTCGCAAGGACTCCAGgggcagcagcagcagcaacagggTCAATTGCAACCGGGTCAGGATCCACTACAGAGCCTGGTACAGCAACTGCTCTGTTTACAGCAGATTGAGTATTTTCTCGCGCAGCGCGGTCACAAGTAA